The sequence below is a genomic window from Lolium perenne isolate Kyuss_39 chromosome 7, Kyuss_2.0, whole genome shotgun sequence.
GTGGATGCTGCCGGGGCTGGCTGCCCCCTCTGTCGATGCCACCCTTGAGACCGCCAGCCACATGGTGCTCCACTGCCCCGTTGCTGCCCGCTTCTGGATGACGATCGGCGTCGCTGTGCCGCGCAATGCTGACGTCAGGGACCTCCATCTCTTGCCCATGCCGCCAACGATCGCCATAGAGACGGCGCCATCCTTTGCCCTGCACTGTTGCTGGCAACTCTGGAAGCAGCGGAACGCCGCCGTGTTTAGGGGGGTGACACCTTCTCTCCCTCTTCTCCTTAAGTTGTGTCGGGATGATGCGGCCGTGTGGCGTGGACGGTTCCCTGCTCCACAACGCCCCAGGGTTGATGCCTGGCATGTGTGCCTAGGCGGTGCCTAAGAACTCCCCCCTCTCCTAATATAACTCTCTCCTTCTGGCTCTCTATCTCTCTGTTGTAAACTACCTGGGggtgtgccccccccccccccccccccccggtgaaCATTCGGAAAAAAATGGAGAAAAATACTAACGAAGTGCATGCATGTGTTAATCCAGCCTCTGGGGTCGGTTGGAGGTTGTGTGCATCACGTGGGTGGCGCCCGCGTGGGAGGAGGCCAGGCCCACGACCAATTTTTCTGCTACAATTGGCCAACTAAAATCAAGCGTTTAAAAGTAAGTCTCAAGGTCATCTTCAGCGGGAAACCCAAATCTATCTCAAATGTCCGTGTGTTCAGTTGGGTAAAAACAGCACTCAACGTACTGACCCAAACTAAAAACAGATGGATTGGATCTCGCCTGGCCAAGTTTGGTTGGGTAAAAAACAACACTCAACTCCTCTGCCCCCTCTGTGGTGCTTTATGCCATGGATACctccgccgctccatgttggattGGATCTCGCCTGGCCAAGTTTCGCCATCATCCTCGCCTGGAGGCCCTCGACGTTGCCGCCTCCTTTTTTTTATCCCTACTGGAAGTCGTCGGAGCCAAAATGGCCATGGTGCCGTCCGACTTGACGTTGACGATCCCACCACGGCCGAGCcacgcccgcgccgccctagccgtGCCTCGCGGTGGCCTTACCTCGGCGCACTGCGCCGCCCTAGCTGTGCCTTGCGGCGGCCTCGCCGCGTTCCTGGCCGTGCCTCGTGGGGGAGCTCACCGCGCCGCCGTAGTCGTGCCTCTCGGTGTCCGCACCTCGCCACGCGAGCACGGGCGCGAGCACGGGCGCGAGCACGTCGGCCGCGAGCATGGGCACGTGCGCGTCGGCCGCAAGTCACCACCCTCGACGTCGGCCACCTCCATCTGGCCGCGCCTCGCCACACCGTCGGCCACGCACGCGCCTCGCCATGACGCCGACGAAGCAGCTCACCAATTTGGATCATGGCTGCGCGTTGGGAATAAAAATAGGGGCGGGACATCCGTGCGACATTTGTGTGTCTGTTGGACGCTTAAACGAATAAAATACCACATTCATTTGGGTCTTAGGGCATATACAATGGTAGAGAATGCATGCTTTCCCTTCTCCCTCCATATCATCTAGAGAAGACAATTGGTATAAGTCCTACAATGTGTTATTTCTTATAGCCATCCCAAGCAATTAATGATAATCAATTAAATTTGGTAGGAAACTATGGTTCTAAGGGAAGACATGTCGTACAATGAAGAAAATAGTCTTCCCTTATTTTCTAAAAAGTGATATCTTAGCCAAGGGAAGACAATCTTCTCTTCCTTCGTTCCTCTTCTCCAACTACGCAAAAATCCGACGTAACACCTCTAACAAAAGGCTAATACCACCTCATTATACGTCTCCTTAGGTTttagcgttggagatgccctaatatcTCGTCGTGACTAAAGCAAACAACGAGAGCTTATCGTCTAGTAAATGATGATAACTTTCTCAGAACTACATAAATGCTTTGAATCTTTTGGTTGAGAAAGGAAAAATGACGCACGGTAGTGGATGGACCCACGCCGGAAGAAACAAGACAACAATTCACACATGGCTGGCCACACAAGTAGCACTCTgatgatatatatatatgtgcattgCGTTTTTCCCCAGTGAATCGATTGTGAGCAGCACGTACATACAATTGCAACCAATAGTGGTAGGTTGAGCATCTGAATAGCCATGAATCTAGAGCTAGCGCTCCTCCATGAATATGCATCTCCACAGGCTCTAGTGGTcgccgttgtcctcgtcctcgtcgccaCCGTGCACCTGGTGAGGTCAACGTCGCGAGCGGAAAGGCTGCGCAGGAAGCTCCCTTGCCCGCGGTTCATGCTGCCGGTCATCGGGCACCTCCACCTGATCGGCTCGCTCCCCCACGTCGGCCTCCGCGACCTCGCGAGGAAGCACGGCCCCGACGTGATGCTCCTCCGCCTCGGCGCCGTACCCACACTGATCGTGTCGTCCCCTAGCGCCGCCAAGGCCGTCCTGCGCACCCACGACCACGTATTCGCGTCCCGGCCCGACACGGTGGTGGGCGACATCCTGTTCGTCGGCTCCACCAACGTCGGCCACTCCCCGTACGGCGAGTACTGGCGGCAGGTGAGGAAGATCATCACCACCCACGTCCTCACCGCCAAGAAGATCCGCGCCAACCTCCCCTACCGCGAGCAGGAGGCGCGGCTTGCCCTGGCCAGTGTCAGGGAGGCGGCCGCCGCGGGCACGGCGGTGGATCTCACCCACCTCTTCAGCCACTTCGCGCACGATATGGTGTCGCAGGCGGTGGCGGGCAGGATCCACAGGGAGGATCGTTGGGGCAAGCTCTTCCACGACCTGTTCGTGGGGAACGGGCAGCTCCTTGGGGGATTTAACCTGGATGACTGTTTCCCGATCTTGGCAAGGCTGGGCATCGGGTCCGCCAACATCGCCAAGCAGAGGAAAAGATGGGACGATCTGCTGGACGAGGTCATCGACAGGCACACAAGCACACCCATGGAGAAAGGTGACGAGCCGGACTTCATCGACGTCATGCTATCCGTCCAAGATGAGTACAAGCTAACCAGAAACAACATCAAGTCAATACTCATGGTATGTATATACATAGAGTTTCATTTCTaccaacatatatatatatatatatatctttggCATGTTTTTATTCGACTTTTACCAACACTCACATATATATATGTGTATACTTCCTAGGACATGTTTCAA
It includes:
- the LOC127317131 gene encoding indole-2-monooxygenase, with translation MNLELALLHEYASPQALVVAVVLVLVATVHLVRSTSRAERLRRKLPCPRFMLPVIGHLHLIGSLPHVGLRDLARKHGPDVMLLRLGAVPTLIVSSPSAAKAVLRTHDHVFASRPDTVVGDILFVGSTNVGHSPYGEYWRQVRKIITTHVLTAKKIRANLPYREQEARLALASVREAAAAGTAVDLTHLFSHFAHDMVSQAVAGRIHREDRWGKLFHDLFVGNGQLLGGFNLDDCFPILARLGIGSANIAKQRKRWDDLLDEVIDRHTSTPMEKGDEPDFIDVMLSVQDEYKLTRNNIKSILMDMFQAGTDTTFIWLDYAMAELARAPQVMAKLQAEVRRGGTTNQLLTQEDLSGMSYLKAVMKETMRLHPPGPLLLPHASIADCEVEGYVVPAGTRVIINVWAIGRHASSWERAEEFVPERFLEGSVDANSDFYGNDFRLLPFGSGRRMCPGINFATLTFEIILANLIYHFDWELPEGSQGVDMTEAFGMDVHRKENLLLVPRVAN